Sequence from the Terriglobales bacterium genome:
GTAGGTGTACTTGTTCAGCGACCGTGGATTGCTGATGTCGGCGTAGGGCAGGGGCGAGTCGGGCAGGGGGTCGTTGGAGCTGAAGGCGTCCACCGGGCCGCCCGTGAACTCATCCGGCGACTGAACCAGCCGTTCTCGTGGTAGTACCGCGCCCCGAAGTTGTAGAGGCCGGTCTCCACGTCCCGCTCCTTGCCGGTGAACTTGTACAGGTTGGGATCGCTGTTGACGATGATGCGCTCGCGCCCGAAGGGATAATAGTCGCTCTCGTCCTTGATGGTCCCGGCCGCGTTGGTGATCACGCTGGCCGAGCCCAGGTGGTCGGAAAAGTAGTAGACCACCGCCCCCGTAGCTGCCGTCCGCCGCGCTACCCGCCGGCCGTTGAAGAACACGTACTCCTCGCGGATGTTGGAGCTCAGG
This genomic interval carries:
- a CDS encoding RHS repeat-associated core domain-containing protein, with product MGRYDAENRLVAAGGVTYAYLADGNRVRKAGSGVVDTAYWYGPNGELLAESDLSSNIREEYVFFNGRRVARRTAATGAVVYYFSDHLGSASVITNAAGTIKDESDYYPFGRERIIVNSDPNLYKFTGKERDVETGLYNFGARYYHENGWFSRRMSSRAARWTPSAPTTPCPTRPCPTPTSAIHGR